The DNA region GATCACCGTCTGGAAGAGTTCAAGAAACGTGGCGTTGAAGTCATCGGCGTATCCATCGACTCTCAGTTTACTCACAACGCTTGGCGTAACACTCCGGTTAATCAAGGCGGTATTGGCCCAGTGAAATACACTCTGGTTGCCGACGTTCGTCATGACATCTGCAAAGCTTACGATGTAGAACATCCAGAAGCAGGTGTGGCTTTCCGTGGTTCATTCCTGATTGATAAAGATGGTATTGTGCGTCATCAGGTGGTAAATGATCTGCCTCTGGGCCGTAACGTAGACGAAATGTTGCGTATGATTGATGCGCTGCAATTCCACGAAGAATACGGTGAAGTTTGCCCAGCCGGTTGGCAGAAAGGCGAAAAAGGTATGAAAGACAGCCCAGATGGTGTTGCCGCATATCTGGCCGAAAATGCCGATAAGCTGTAATCGTTATTGAGCTAAAAAAAGCTGCCGTATGGCAGCTTTTTTATTGGTAACAGATTGATTAAATTCTGATTTACTCGGCGTCTGCCAAATAATAGTAACCCAGCTCAATCAATTTT from Shewanella dokdonensis includes:
- a CDS encoding peroxiredoxin C translates to MGVLVSRPAPDFTAAAVLGTGEIVDSFNLTAAIKGKPAVVFFYPMDFTFVCPSELIAFDHRLEEFKKRGVEVIGVSIDSQFTHNAWRNTPVNQGGIGPVKYTLVADVRHDICKAYDVEHPEAGVAFRGSFLIDKDGIVRHQVVNDLPLGRNVDEMLRMIDALQFHEEYGEVCPAGWQKGEKGMKDSPDGVAAYLAENADKL